A region of Scleropages formosus chromosome 2, fSclFor1.1, whole genome shotgun sequence DNA encodes the following proteins:
- the rbm6 gene encoding RNA-binding protein 6 isoform X2 — MWDGPRPGPRGGPLLRGEMFEGRECPVPDFRGRDSMHMGHRPPDRPPMDMRRFERPPDMRPRDMEPLDIRGRDQHRDFFRPGDEADVGMRRRYEMDMRNNVQGPPNFMGPLRHPVDIGGRDMKPRGIREGDGSFMDMRDRERYRGEMPTFGEPPMDSRRRHPMNNVGRDEGFRDFGDRSRMGMKEIDGFNMDMKPREREMMDFDRRNAPSLNPRTRFEADVDFRNRMRPTEFRDRDRSPLKFGENDGVAMDVRGRPDLPPDFAGVNRSKFRGGEGNFREQNFPEQMGFRGREDKPHSEEWQGRDMGGRGPFLPHMKGGPPPFPKGRERFNPSRGREGVPGEASDFQGRDRPPTDLPPDGQKAYGFRPPGREPIEAQNWERNASTDNHFPGQDSSFSCKGLLEPTRPHMDPPPLNVPDRVNDKCWPIDQDPQQDQAVPMSGRPPFLRGLEPSQGKILDHHSSDNCSNFNESKDLSSGKAPEGEKPTGGQEDFPDSNSSDCRDQDYRDIDYRTGSGHSYDYDHGEPHITENTPKESNPTPPQRFDDSVSQDQDYRAGAAVKEKASNTISITGIPKTATMEQILGAFAVRDGVPMQGMKIKNVVPGYSYDTAYVEFLNIEDAVHFMESNQGALKVGTKTALMRYIQPDGTGKETLQPVRNKDTQPLDAPLINPAVVKTEPIETANPESHDPMEMPGELPQGQWQRSSNLTPEAWQQQVDQQLQQQQTESLAARIPRLPLRPMDPIFKESKTMIIKNVKPTTTVETILKALDPYAYLDERNVRLVRGKPLGAKCFCFVDMDSHEQVTRLVEVLTKPPPLMIDGVRVYVEVAKPLKNQKFFSLSYRKDYDKSSTSLLGYPPDIMEQYYAQAVQAPMGTPALIQGDPMVSSNRDPALTSDPHLNSNLAQGMAYVSPTMGDSTFQASEPQVTDTVAVVAATGDGAYSYATETPDMSTYLYDATSGFYYDPQTTLYYDPSSRYFYNAQTQQYLYWDTVTKNYVPVAGYTTDTQPPVAQAAAIVAQTSGPVMAVAETPTPETPQEAKTTDSTPEKKEEEDSAPRPEKKEKEKEEKPRSLAAFKIMKDMERWAKIQNRQKESIRVPSPVLKTPSTMEEKKTSKAADAAFAIFERKGTAGDDLFKKPLAPPKKEEKKRPMGSLGLLAADYGAGSDEEEEEKHEVPRPVVTTQAEEKEDKLTDWKKMACLLCRRQFPNKDALVRHQQLSDLHKQNMEIHLKIKRSKKELEALENQEKQLNTRERERERELTSSPEMKRKKYQNSWSSGPREMHKVGDRPGLGAETMERKKKEPVVWNHATYKQAVRKAMFARFKELE, encoded by the exons ATGTGGGATGGCCCTCGACCCGGTCCACGCGGTGGGCCGCTGTTACG TGGGGAAATGTTTGAAGGCAGAGAATGCCCTGTGCCAGATTTCAGAGGGAGGGATTCCATGCATATGGGCCATAGGCCCCCTGACCGGCCCCCTATGGACATGAGGCGGTTTGAGCGTCCGCCTGACATGAGACCTCGAGACATGGAGCCTTTAGACATTCGGGGAAGAGATCAGCATCGGGACTTCTTCAGGCCAGGTGATGAAGCTGATGTGGGTATGAGAAGGCGATATGAAATGGATATGAGGAACAATGTTCAAGGTCCCCCAAATTTTATGGGTCCTCTCCGACACCCAGTAGACATAGGTGGAAGAGACATGAAACCAAGAGGAATCAGGGAAGGAGATGGGTCATTCATGGAtatgagagacagagagcggTATCGTGGTGAGATGCCAACTTTCGGTGAACCTCCCATGGATTCTAGGAGACGGCACCCTATGAACAATGTGGGAAGAGATGAGGGGTTTAGGGACTTTGGTGATCGATCTCGCATGGGCATGAAGGAAATAGATGGTTTCAACATGGATATGAAACCAAGGGAAAGGGAGATGATGGACTTTGACAGGAGAAATGCTCCGTCACTGAACCCCAGGACAAGATTTGAAGCTGACGTTGATTTCAGGAACCGCATGCGACCAACAGAGTTCCGAGATAGGGACAGGTCTCCTCTGAAATTTGGTGAAAATGATGGGGTGGCAATGGATGTGAGAGGGAGGCCTGACCTACCTCCAGACTTTGCTGGAGTAAACAGATCCAAGTTCAGAGGTGGTGAGGGGAATTTCAGAGAGCAGAACTTTCCAGAGCAGATGGGGTTCCGGGGCCGAGAAGACAAGCCACATTCGGAAGAGTGGCAGGGTCGAGACATGGGGGGGAGAGGTCCTTTTCTGCCACATATGAAGGGAGGACCACCACCTTTTCCAAAAGGCAGAGAGAGATTTAATCCATCCAGAGGCAGAGAAGGTGTGCCAGGGGAAGCTTCTGATTTCCAGGGAAGAGACCGCCCTCCTACTGACTTGCCTCCAGATGGACAAAAAGCGTATGGCTTCCGTCCACCTGGAAGAGAACCTATAGAAGCCCAGAACTGGGAAAGAAATGCATCAACTGATAACCACTTTCCTGGTCAGGATTCTTCTTTTTCCTGCAAAGGCCTGCTGGAACCCACCCGGCCACATATGGACCCACCACCCTTAAATGTTCCAGACAGGGTGAATGATAAGTGTTGGCCTATAGACCAGGATCCACAGCAAGACCAGGCTGTACCGATGAGTGGAAGACCTCCATTCCTTAGAGGCTTGGAGCCATCCCAAGGAAAGATCTTGGACCACCATAGCTCAGATAATTGCTCCAATTTCAATGAGTCAAAAGACCTATCTTCTGGTAAAGCTCCTGAGGGGGAGAAGCCGACTGGAGGTCAGGAAGATTTTCCAGATAGCAACAGTAGTGACTGCAGAGACCAGGACTACAGGGATATTGATTACAGAACAGGATCAGGTCATTCCTATGACTATGACCATGGGGAGCCACATATAACTGAAAACACTCCAAAAGAATCCAATCCAACCCCACCACAGAGATTTGATGACTCTGTCTCTCAG GATCAAGATTATAGAGCTGGTGCAGCTGTAAAGGAAAAGGCATCAAACACCATTTCCATTACAGGAATTCCCAAAACAGCCACAATGGAGCAG ATCCTTGGTGCGTTTGCAGTCCGTGATGGCGTCCCTATGCAGGGCATGAAGATAAAGAATGTTGTGCCAG GTTACAGCTACGATACGGCCTATGTGGAGTTTTTAAACATCGAGGATGCAGTCCACTTCATGGAGTCCAACCAG GGAGCACTGAAGGTTGGCACTAAAACAGCACTGATGAGGTACATTCAGCCAGATGGGACAGGCAAGGAAACATTG CAGCCGGTAAGGAATAAGGATACCCAGCCTCTGGATGCCCCTCTCATCAACCCTGCTGTGGTTAAGACAGAGCCCATAGAGACAGCGAATCCTGAGAGCCATGACCCCATGGAGATGCCTGGTGAACTCCCACAGGGACAGTGGCAGCGCAGCTCCAACCTGACTCCAGAGGCATGGCAACAGCAAGTGgaccagcagctgcagcagcaacagACAGAGTCCCTGGCAGCTAGGATCCCACGCCTCCCACTACGCCCTATGGACCCAATCTTCAAAGAGAGCAAGA CCATGATAATTAAGAATGTGAAGCCCACCACCACGGTAGAAACCATTCTGAAGGCCCTGGACCCATATGCATACTTGGATGAGAGAAATGTTCGGCTGGTTCGTGGCAAGCCACTGGGGGCCAAGTGCTTCTGCTTTGTGGACATGGACTCCCATGAG CAAGTGACACGGCTGGTGGAGGTCCTTACCAAACCACCTCCTCTCATGATAGATGGAGTCCGTGTTTATGTGGAGGTGGCCAAACCTCTAAAAAACCAGAA atttttttccttaagttACAGGAAAGACTATGACAAATCTAGCACTTCTCTACTTGGGTACCCCCCAGACATAATGGAG cagtaCTATGCTCAGGCTGTCCAAGCACCTATGGGAACTCCAGCTCTCATTCAAG GAGACCCTATGGTGTCATCAAACAGAGATCCAGCTTTGACCTCGGACCCTCACTTGAATTCAAACTTGGCACAG GGCATGGCTTATGTGAGCCCTACTATGGGTGATAGCACTTTCCAGGCTTCTGAGCCACAGGTCACCGACACTGTTGCAGTTGTAGCAGCGACTGGAGATGGAGCCTACAGTTACG cCACCGAAACTCCTGATATGTCAACATACCTCTATGATGCCACGTCAGGATTCTACTATGACCCCCAGACAACACTTTACTATGATCCCAGCTCAAGG TATTTCTACAATGCACAGACCCAGCAGTATCTGTACTGGGACACGGTAACCAAGAACTATGTCCCAGTAGCAGGGTAtacaacagacacacagcccCCTGTGGCCCAGGCTGCTGCCATTGTGGCACAGACTAGTGGCCCtgtgatggcagtagcagaGACCCCAACACCTGAAACCCCACAGGAGGCAAAGACCACAGACAGCACTcctgaaaagaaggaagaggaggactcTGCACCTCGCccagagaagaaagagaaggaaaaagaggagaaaccCAGGAGTCTGGCAGCATTCAAG ATCATGAAAGACATGGAGCGCTGGGCCAAGATTCAGAACAGGCAGAAAGAGAGCATCCGCGTGCCATCACCGGTTCTGAAGACACCAAGTACcatggaagaaaagaaaacttcTAAGGCTGCTGATGCAGCCTTTGCCATTTTTGAGAGGAAG GGGACAGCTGGAGATGACCTCTTTAAAAAGCCGTTAGCACCGccgaaaaaagaagagaaaaaa CGCCCAATGGGTTCTCTCGGTCTGCTGGCGGCAGACTATGGGGCAGGCagtgatgaagaagaagaagagaagcatGAAGTTCCACGGCCTGTGGTCACAACCcaggcagaggagaaggaagacAAGCTGACAGACTGGAAGAAGATGGCATGTCTACTGTGTCGGCGACAGTTCCCCAACAAGGATGCACTGGTGCGACATCAACAGCTCTCCGATTTGCATAAG CAAAACATGGAAATCCATTTGAAGATTAAGAGGTCTAAAAAGGAGCTGGAGGCTCTGGAGAACCAGGAGAAACAG CTAAAcacaagagagagagaaagggagcgGGAACTGACAAGTTCACCagaaatgaagaggaaaaaataccAAAACTCCTGGTCCAGTGGACccag GGAAATGCACAAGGTTGGGGACAGGCCTGGACTGGGTGCAGAGACTATGGAG CGGAAGAAGAAGGAACCAGTGGTCTGGAACCATGCCACATACAAGCAAGCTGTGCGCAAAGCAATGTTTGCCCGTTTCAAGGAGCTCGAGTGA
- the rbm6 gene encoding RNA-binding protein 6 isoform X1: protein MWDGPRPGPRGGPLLRGEMFEGRECPVPDFRGRDSMHMGHRPPDRPPMDMRRFERPPDMRPRDMEPLDIRGRDQHRDFFRPGDEADVGMRRRYEMDMRNNVQGPPNFMGPLRHPVDIGGRDMKPRGIREGDGSFMDMRDRERYRGEMPTFGEPPMDSRRRHPMNNVGRDEGFRDFGDRSRMGMKEIDGFNMDMKPREREMMDFDRRNAPSLNPRTRFEADVDFRNRMRPTEFRDRDRSPLKFGENDGVAMDVRGRPDLPPDFAGVNRSKFRGGEGNFREQNFPEQMGFRGREDKPHSEEWQGRDMGGRGPFLPHMKGGPPPFPKGRERFNPSRGREGVPGEASDFQGRDRPPTDLPPDGQKAYGFRPPGREPIEAQNWERNASTDNHFPGQDSSFSCKGLLEPTRPHMDPPPLNVPDRVNDKCWPIDQDPQQDQAVPMSGRPPFLRGLEPSQGKILDHHSSDNCSNFNESKDLSSGKAPEGEKPTGGQEDFPDSNSSDCRDQDYRDIDYRTGSGHSYDYDHGEPHITENTPKESNPTPPQRFDDSVSQDQDYRAGAAVKEKASNTISITGIPKTATMEQILGAFAVRDGVPMQGMKIKNVVPGYSYDTAYVEFLNIEDAVHFMESNQGALKVGTKTALMRYIQPDGTGKETLQPVRNKDTQPLDAPLINPAVVKTEPIETANPESHDPMEMPGELPQGQWQRSSNLTPEAWQQQVDQQLQQQQTESLAARIPRLPLRPMDPIFKESKTMIIKNVKPTTTVETILKALDPYAYLDERNVRLVRGKPLGAKCFCFVDMDSHEQVTRLVEVLTKPPPLMIDGVRVYVEVAKPLKNQKFFSLSYRKDYDKSSTSLLGYPPDIMEQQYYAQAVQAPMGTPALIQGDPMVSSNRDPALTSDPHLNSNLAQGMAYVSPTMGDSTFQASEPQVTDTVAVVAATGDGAYSYATETPDMSTYLYDATSGFYYDPQTTLYYDPSSRYFYNAQTQQYLYWDTVTKNYVPVAGYTTDTQPPVAQAAAIVAQTSGPVMAVAETPTPETPQEAKTTDSTPEKKEEEDSAPRPEKKEKEKEEKPRSLAAFKIMKDMERWAKIQNRQKESIRVPSPVLKTPSTMEEKKTSKAADAAFAIFERKGTAGDDLFKKPLAPPKKEEKKRPMGSLGLLAADYGAGSDEEEEEKHEVPRPVVTTQAEEKEDKLTDWKKMACLLCRRQFPNKDALVRHQQLSDLHKQNMEIHLKIKRSKKELEALENQEKQLNTRERERERELTSSPEMKRKKYQNSWSSGPREMHKVGDRPGLGAETMERKKKEPVVWNHATYKQAVRKAMFARFKELE, encoded by the exons ATGTGGGATGGCCCTCGACCCGGTCCACGCGGTGGGCCGCTGTTACG TGGGGAAATGTTTGAAGGCAGAGAATGCCCTGTGCCAGATTTCAGAGGGAGGGATTCCATGCATATGGGCCATAGGCCCCCTGACCGGCCCCCTATGGACATGAGGCGGTTTGAGCGTCCGCCTGACATGAGACCTCGAGACATGGAGCCTTTAGACATTCGGGGAAGAGATCAGCATCGGGACTTCTTCAGGCCAGGTGATGAAGCTGATGTGGGTATGAGAAGGCGATATGAAATGGATATGAGGAACAATGTTCAAGGTCCCCCAAATTTTATGGGTCCTCTCCGACACCCAGTAGACATAGGTGGAAGAGACATGAAACCAAGAGGAATCAGGGAAGGAGATGGGTCATTCATGGAtatgagagacagagagcggTATCGTGGTGAGATGCCAACTTTCGGTGAACCTCCCATGGATTCTAGGAGACGGCACCCTATGAACAATGTGGGAAGAGATGAGGGGTTTAGGGACTTTGGTGATCGATCTCGCATGGGCATGAAGGAAATAGATGGTTTCAACATGGATATGAAACCAAGGGAAAGGGAGATGATGGACTTTGACAGGAGAAATGCTCCGTCACTGAACCCCAGGACAAGATTTGAAGCTGACGTTGATTTCAGGAACCGCATGCGACCAACAGAGTTCCGAGATAGGGACAGGTCTCCTCTGAAATTTGGTGAAAATGATGGGGTGGCAATGGATGTGAGAGGGAGGCCTGACCTACCTCCAGACTTTGCTGGAGTAAACAGATCCAAGTTCAGAGGTGGTGAGGGGAATTTCAGAGAGCAGAACTTTCCAGAGCAGATGGGGTTCCGGGGCCGAGAAGACAAGCCACATTCGGAAGAGTGGCAGGGTCGAGACATGGGGGGGAGAGGTCCTTTTCTGCCACATATGAAGGGAGGACCACCACCTTTTCCAAAAGGCAGAGAGAGATTTAATCCATCCAGAGGCAGAGAAGGTGTGCCAGGGGAAGCTTCTGATTTCCAGGGAAGAGACCGCCCTCCTACTGACTTGCCTCCAGATGGACAAAAAGCGTATGGCTTCCGTCCACCTGGAAGAGAACCTATAGAAGCCCAGAACTGGGAAAGAAATGCATCAACTGATAACCACTTTCCTGGTCAGGATTCTTCTTTTTCCTGCAAAGGCCTGCTGGAACCCACCCGGCCACATATGGACCCACCACCCTTAAATGTTCCAGACAGGGTGAATGATAAGTGTTGGCCTATAGACCAGGATCCACAGCAAGACCAGGCTGTACCGATGAGTGGAAGACCTCCATTCCTTAGAGGCTTGGAGCCATCCCAAGGAAAGATCTTGGACCACCATAGCTCAGATAATTGCTCCAATTTCAATGAGTCAAAAGACCTATCTTCTGGTAAAGCTCCTGAGGGGGAGAAGCCGACTGGAGGTCAGGAAGATTTTCCAGATAGCAACAGTAGTGACTGCAGAGACCAGGACTACAGGGATATTGATTACAGAACAGGATCAGGTCATTCCTATGACTATGACCATGGGGAGCCACATATAACTGAAAACACTCCAAAAGAATCCAATCCAACCCCACCACAGAGATTTGATGACTCTGTCTCTCAG GATCAAGATTATAGAGCTGGTGCAGCTGTAAAGGAAAAGGCATCAAACACCATTTCCATTACAGGAATTCCCAAAACAGCCACAATGGAGCAG ATCCTTGGTGCGTTTGCAGTCCGTGATGGCGTCCCTATGCAGGGCATGAAGATAAAGAATGTTGTGCCAG GTTACAGCTACGATACGGCCTATGTGGAGTTTTTAAACATCGAGGATGCAGTCCACTTCATGGAGTCCAACCAG GGAGCACTGAAGGTTGGCACTAAAACAGCACTGATGAGGTACATTCAGCCAGATGGGACAGGCAAGGAAACATTG CAGCCGGTAAGGAATAAGGATACCCAGCCTCTGGATGCCCCTCTCATCAACCCTGCTGTGGTTAAGACAGAGCCCATAGAGACAGCGAATCCTGAGAGCCATGACCCCATGGAGATGCCTGGTGAACTCCCACAGGGACAGTGGCAGCGCAGCTCCAACCTGACTCCAGAGGCATGGCAACAGCAAGTGgaccagcagctgcagcagcaacagACAGAGTCCCTGGCAGCTAGGATCCCACGCCTCCCACTACGCCCTATGGACCCAATCTTCAAAGAGAGCAAGA CCATGATAATTAAGAATGTGAAGCCCACCACCACGGTAGAAACCATTCTGAAGGCCCTGGACCCATATGCATACTTGGATGAGAGAAATGTTCGGCTGGTTCGTGGCAAGCCACTGGGGGCCAAGTGCTTCTGCTTTGTGGACATGGACTCCCATGAG CAAGTGACACGGCTGGTGGAGGTCCTTACCAAACCACCTCCTCTCATGATAGATGGAGTCCGTGTTTATGTGGAGGTGGCCAAACCTCTAAAAAACCAGAA atttttttccttaagttACAGGAAAGACTATGACAAATCTAGCACTTCTCTACTTGGGTACCCCCCAGACATAATGGAG cagcagtaCTATGCTCAGGCTGTCCAAGCACCTATGGGAACTCCAGCTCTCATTCAAG GAGACCCTATGGTGTCATCAAACAGAGATCCAGCTTTGACCTCGGACCCTCACTTGAATTCAAACTTGGCACAG GGCATGGCTTATGTGAGCCCTACTATGGGTGATAGCACTTTCCAGGCTTCTGAGCCACAGGTCACCGACACTGTTGCAGTTGTAGCAGCGACTGGAGATGGAGCCTACAGTTACG cCACCGAAACTCCTGATATGTCAACATACCTCTATGATGCCACGTCAGGATTCTACTATGACCCCCAGACAACACTTTACTATGATCCCAGCTCAAGG TATTTCTACAATGCACAGACCCAGCAGTATCTGTACTGGGACACGGTAACCAAGAACTATGTCCCAGTAGCAGGGTAtacaacagacacacagcccCCTGTGGCCCAGGCTGCTGCCATTGTGGCACAGACTAGTGGCCCtgtgatggcagtagcagaGACCCCAACACCTGAAACCCCACAGGAGGCAAAGACCACAGACAGCACTcctgaaaagaaggaagaggaggactcTGCACCTCGCccagagaagaaagagaaggaaaaagaggagaaaccCAGGAGTCTGGCAGCATTCAAG ATCATGAAAGACATGGAGCGCTGGGCCAAGATTCAGAACAGGCAGAAAGAGAGCATCCGCGTGCCATCACCGGTTCTGAAGACACCAAGTACcatggaagaaaagaaaacttcTAAGGCTGCTGATGCAGCCTTTGCCATTTTTGAGAGGAAG GGGACAGCTGGAGATGACCTCTTTAAAAAGCCGTTAGCACCGccgaaaaaagaagagaaaaaa CGCCCAATGGGTTCTCTCGGTCTGCTGGCGGCAGACTATGGGGCAGGCagtgatgaagaagaagaagagaagcatGAAGTTCCACGGCCTGTGGTCACAACCcaggcagaggagaaggaagacAAGCTGACAGACTGGAAGAAGATGGCATGTCTACTGTGTCGGCGACAGTTCCCCAACAAGGATGCACTGGTGCGACATCAACAGCTCTCCGATTTGCATAAG CAAAACATGGAAATCCATTTGAAGATTAAGAGGTCTAAAAAGGAGCTGGAGGCTCTGGAGAACCAGGAGAAACAG CTAAAcacaagagagagagaaagggagcgGGAACTGACAAGTTCACCagaaatgaagaggaaaaaataccAAAACTCCTGGTCCAGTGGACccag GGAAATGCACAAGGTTGGGGACAGGCCTGGACTGGGTGCAGAGACTATGGAG CGGAAGAAGAAGGAACCAGTGGTCTGGAACCATGCCACATACAAGCAAGCTGTGCGCAAAGCAATGTTTGCCCGTTTCAAGGAGCTCGAGTGA